The genomic region CTGGAAGCTGGAATTTAAACGGGAGGCTGATTCCATAGCAGGAATACTCGGCACTCTTCTTGTTTCCATACATCATATTGGCAGCACTGCGGTGGAAGGGTTATGTGCAAAGCCAATTATAGATATTATGCCTGTAGTGACCGATGTGGAAAAAGTTGATGACTTTGATGAATCATTCAGAAAATTAGGTTATGAGTGCATGGGGGAATTTGGTATTCCCGGAAGACGATATTATCGAAAGGGGGGAGATGATAGGACTCATCAAATTCATATTTTTGGAATGACGGATAAAGAAAATATTGAAAGGCATATTGCAGTAAGAGACTACCTGAGAAAACATACTGAGGTTGCAGAAAGGTACGGTACTTTAAAAAAACACCTTGCACAAAAATTTCCACTTGATATTGAAGGGTATTGCGAAGGAAAAGATGCCTTTGTCAAGGCAATGGAAGTTGATGCCTTGCGCTGGAAGGTGTTAATTAGTGACTCTCAAAAATAGTAAAGGCGGCGCGGTCAAGGTTCATGCCCTGGTCGCGCCGCCTTTTGGGAATGGGTCGGATGAGCTATTCATAGTATTTCCGCGCCTCGTTTTTTTCCTCCTGAATGGATTGCAGGGAAAGCTGCTTGATGAGGGCGGCAATGTCGGAAGACCGCCATACCGAAGTGCGCGGCCCCAACTTTATAGGTTTGGGAAAACGGCCATCCTTGCAACCTTGCCACCATGCGCTTCTGCTTATGGGGATCAGTTCAAGAACCTGCGGCAGACGCAGAAAGGAATCCTCCGTCAGTTTTTTCATAGGGTGTCTCCTCATGTTTTATTCAAGGCCAACCTCCTGACGGGCTTTGGCTCTCAAACCGTCAAGGAAGTCGGCCCAATCCTGAAGCATACGGCGGCGTTCCGGCAGGTATTCGGCGCGGTTGTAAATACCGCGTATCTGTTCCGTAGGGGCATGGGCAAGCTGGCGTTCAATCCAGTCCCGGTTGTAGCCGAGTTCGTTGAGAAGGGTGGATGCCATAGCGCGAAAACCGTGCGGGCACATTTCATCTTCTTCAAAGCCCATGCGGCGTATGGCTCTTTGCAGGGCGGTTTTTCCAAAAGGAACGGTTTCGGAACGGTAGCTGGGAAAGACGTACTGAGTACCGCCAGAATACGCCCGCAATTTTTCCAGAACGGTTAACGTCTGCCTGCTGAGGGGAACAAGATGGTCGCGCCGCATTTTCATGCG from Mailhella massiliensis harbors:
- a CDS encoding tyrosine-type recombinase/integrase, coding for TTPEKVGRLMHAIYNYQGSLVVRSALQIMAFTFCRTTEIRCAEWQEFDFENNIWRIPAERMKMRRDHLVPLSRQTLTVLEKLRAYSGGTQYVFPSYRSETVPFGKTALQRAIRRMGFEEDEMCPHGFRAMASTLLNELGYNRDWIERQLAHAPTEQIRGIYNRAEYLPERRRMLQDWADFLDGLRAKARQEVGLE
- a CDS encoding GrpB family protein; this encodes MKVRVVPYNPVWKLEFKREADSIAGILGTLLVSIHHIGSTAVEGLCAKPIIDIMPVVTDVEKVDDFDESFRKLGYECMGEFGIPGRRYYRKGGDDRTHQIHIFGMTDKENIERHIAVRDYLRKHTEVAERYGTLKKHLAQKFPLDIEGYCEGKDAFVKAMEVDALRWKVLISDSQK
- a CDS encoding helix-turn-helix transcriptional regulator, which gives rise to MKKLTEDSFLRLPQVLELIPISRSAWWQGCKDGRFPKPIKLGPRTSVWRSSDIAALIKQLSLQSIQEEKNEARKYYE